One Pirellulaceae bacterium DNA segment encodes these proteins:
- a CDS encoding PQQ-dependent sugar dehydrogenase: MNIFRRIHPLAMSAFCLMACCGNVVAERLGWTTSRIHGSPDPPSRYQTEIAFPNLQFDEPVAMTFVPGSNRMVVVQRFGKIYTFENDPSVEKAELFFDLPQALGVDRAEAFGIAFHPKFVENGRLFIHHNRGDQKLPTRVSSFLRRDQNQWQVDPTSEKLLIAWPGGHNGGCVKFGQDGYLYISNGDRGGLHDSYQVGQTVNNLQASILRIDIDVADGELPYRIPADNPFVEIETARHEVWAYGLRNAWKFSFDRKTGDLWAADVGEDLWESVHKIERGGNYGWSVEEGGRPFRPARQRGPTPIQKPVVAHDHSEARSITGGFVYRGQQNTELIGHYIYGDYDTGIIWGLGYDGKNVTFHEELSDTNLRLVGFAEDHEGELFLIDHIGGYIHKLVVNERPDVSAVFPRQLSETGLFASTAELIPETGVIPYSVIAPQWCDGATKQRYMALPNAGQIEFEAVRFPFRGGRDGWKFPDGTVLVETHFLAMEQDNPLSQRRMETRILHHERLPGSENVGDQLWRGYTYVWNDDQTDADLLVDTRGFDRQFTIRDPAWPEGERKQTWHFPGRTECSSCHTMAAKYVLGCQTMQTNHTREYAGETSNQLDYFQQLGLFAEPLPKPVAEMPSLVDYRDDSQKLAKRARSYLHANCSHCHRNGGGGNSDFFALASLKFDQLKMLNASPRHGSFHVPAAKIVLAGNPFKSMVYYRMSSLGSGRMPRLGSTVVDDAGVDLIYEWIKSIEPTIDPDTGLETTVGALHLVRLIERGDLSGDSAQRIIEQAVTKEPHIRDLFERFLPESKRSKRLGSSIDPPAILQLNGDASHGQRMFFEQSGVQCKSCHRIGGRGMAVGPDLDQIGKKYNRSQLLESILEPSKKIDAEYLQYQCITNDGKSYTGVLSEKTDEFVILQDGKAQSHKIERANIEELVSLSTSLMPELLVRDMTAQQVADLVAYLGSLRNDTSLPSDRSSEN, encoded by the coding sequence ATGAATATTTTTCGACGAATTCACCCTTTGGCGATGTCAGCGTTCTGCCTGATGGCTTGTTGTGGCAACGTTGTTGCCGAGCGACTCGGTTGGACGACCTCACGGATTCATGGTTCTCCTGATCCGCCGTCTCGATATCAAACCGAGATTGCCTTTCCAAATCTACAGTTTGACGAACCCGTCGCAATGACCTTCGTGCCGGGTTCGAATCGGATGGTCGTGGTCCAGCGTTTTGGCAAGATTTACACTTTTGAAAATGACCCTAGCGTGGAGAAAGCTGAGTTGTTTTTTGATTTGCCGCAAGCGCTCGGTGTTGATCGGGCCGAGGCCTTTGGGATCGCGTTTCATCCGAAATTTGTTGAGAACGGTCGGCTTTTCATTCATCACAATCGGGGTGACCAAAAACTTCCGACCCGTGTATCGTCCTTTCTTCGGAGGGACCAAAATCAATGGCAGGTCGACCCGACGAGTGAGAAATTGCTGATTGCTTGGCCCGGAGGCCACAATGGCGGCTGTGTGAAGTTCGGCCAAGACGGTTATCTCTATATCTCCAATGGCGATCGGGGAGGATTGCACGATTCTTACCAGGTGGGGCAAACCGTTAACAACCTGCAGGCCTCTATTTTGCGGATTGATATAGATGTGGCTGATGGCGAACTTCCCTATCGAATTCCCGCTGATAATCCGTTCGTCGAAATCGAAACGGCTCGGCATGAGGTTTGGGCTTATGGGCTTCGCAATGCCTGGAAATTTAGCTTCGACCGCAAGACAGGTGACCTTTGGGCCGCTGACGTTGGCGAGGATTTATGGGAATCAGTGCACAAAATCGAGCGAGGTGGGAATTATGGCTGGAGTGTCGAAGAAGGAGGGCGACCGTTTCGGCCGGCGCGTCAACGGGGCCCGACGCCGATCCAGAAGCCAGTTGTCGCTCATGATCATTCCGAAGCTCGCTCGATTACAGGAGGTTTTGTCTATCGGGGTCAACAAAATACCGAGCTCATCGGGCACTACATCTATGGTGACTACGACACCGGAATTATCTGGGGACTTGGTTACGATGGAAAGAATGTGACGTTTCATGAAGAGTTGAGTGATACGAACCTGCGTTTAGTCGGATTTGCAGAAGATCACGAGGGCGAACTTTTCTTGATTGATCACATCGGGGGTTACATTCACAAACTTGTAGTGAACGAACGGCCGGATGTATCCGCGGTTTTTCCGCGTCAATTGAGCGAAACGGGCCTTTTTGCATCGACTGCTGAATTGATTCCGGAGACCGGAGTCATTCCGTACAGCGTGATTGCTCCCCAGTGGTGTGACGGCGCCACAAAGCAACGTTACATGGCATTGCCGAATGCGGGGCAGATTGAGTTTGAAGCGGTGCGGTTTCCGTTCCGTGGTGGTCGGGATGGCTGGAAATTTCCCGATGGAACGGTGTTAGTAGAAACGCATTTTCTGGCGATGGAGCAAGACAATCCGCTCAGTCAGCGACGAATGGAAACGCGTATTCTCCATCATGAGCGGTTGCCGGGGTCAGAAAATGTTGGTGATCAATTGTGGCGGGGTTACACCTACGTTTGGAATGATGACCAAACCGATGCGGATCTGTTAGTTGATACGCGTGGATTCGATAGGCAATTTACCATTCGCGATCCCGCGTGGCCTGAGGGGGAACGAAAGCAGACGTGGCATTTTCCCGGACGCACCGAGTGTTCGTCTTGTCACACCATGGCCGCAAAGTACGTGTTAGGCTGTCAGACAATGCAGACGAATCATACTCGTGAATATGCAGGAGAGACCAGTAATCAGCTTGATTATTTTCAGCAGTTGGGCCTTTTTGCTGAGCCACTGCCAAAGCCAGTTGCAGAAATGCCCAGTTTGGTTGACTATCGTGACGACAGTCAGAAGCTGGCAAAGCGCGCTCGTTCGTATCTCCATGCGAATTGTTCGCACTGCCATCGTAACGGTGGTGGTGGTAACTCAGATTTTTTCGCACTCGCCTCATTGAAGTTTGACCAATTGAAAATGCTAAACGCGTCGCCAAGACACGGATCGTTTCATGTTCCCGCTGCCAAGATTGTTCTTGCTGGCAATCCGTTTAAGTCAATGGTCTACTATCGCATGAGCAGCTTGGGGAGCGGACGCATGCCTCGATTGGGTTCGACTGTCGTGGATGATGCTGGTGTGGATTTAATTTATGAATGGATCAAGAGTATCGAACCAACGATCGATCCTGATACGGGCTTGGAAACGACCGTCGGTGCGCTCCATTTGGTTCGATTAATCGAACGTGGAGACTTGTCAGGCGATTCGGCTCAGCGGATCATCGAACAGGCCGTCACCAAAGAACCGCATATCCGCGACTTGTTTGAGCGGTTTCTACCTGAATCGAAGCGAAGTAAACGGCTCGGCAGTTCCATCGATCCGCCAGCGATTTTGCAGCTTAATGGCGACGCATCACACGGTCAGCGAATGTTCTTTGAGCAATCAGGTGTTCAATGCAAAAGTTGTCATCGTATTGGTGGCCGTGGAATGGCTGTCGGGCCAGACCTCGACCAGATCGGGAAGAAATACAATCGATCCCAGTTATTGGAGAGTATTCTGGAGCCTTCGAAAAAAATTGATGCGGAGTATTTGCAGTATCAATGCATTACAAATGATGGAAAGAGCTACACGGGTGTGCTTTCCGAAAAGACCGATGAGTTCGTCATACTTCAAGATGGAAAAGCCCAATCGCATAAGATCGAGCGAGCGAATATCGAAGAACTTGTTTCCTTGAGTACGTCATTAATGCCGGAATTGCTTGTGCGCGATATGACCGCGCAGCAGGTTGCTGACCTTGTCGCGTATTTGGGATCTCTGAGGAATGATACATCTTTGCCGAGCGATCGTTCGAGTGAAAATTGA
- a CDS encoding phytanoyl-CoA dioxygenase family protein yields MKSSAVSPITDQHRQQFIDEGYFILERVVPEEHLQILRDACDYLIDLMHQEMDRLGTDHIHISHRGKRYHIAKCYDQAPRLSEYVFSDLMAAVCRATIGETAYLFYDQYVVKAAEQGIKFSWHQDGGYLGFPHTPYVTVWAAVDDMTIENGTAYVMPYSRIGIRSLVEHLRDQKTGDKVGYFGSEPGLPAIVPAGSLVVFSSLTFHRSGANTTDRMRRAYVTQYSPQPIVRPEDNQPMHLVVPFLK; encoded by the coding sequence ATGAAATCATCAGCGGTTTCACCGATCACTGATCAGCATCGTCAACAGTTTATTGACGAGGGCTACTTCATTCTAGAGAGGGTGGTTCCCGAGGAACATTTGCAGATTCTTCGTGATGCGTGTGATTATTTGATCGATCTAATGCATCAGGAAATGGACCGATTGGGAACGGACCACATCCATATCAGCCATCGCGGCAAGCGATATCACATTGCGAAATGCTATGATCAGGCACCACGATTGTCGGAATACGTATTCAGCGACTTAATGGCTGCGGTTTGCAGGGCGACGATCGGAGAGACGGCCTATCTTTTCTATGATCAATACGTCGTCAAAGCGGCGGAACAAGGCATCAAGTTCTCGTGGCACCAGGATGGGGGATATCTTGGCTTTCCGCACACTCCCTACGTGACCGTTTGGGCTGCGGTTGATGACATGACCATTGAGAATGGAACCGCTTATGTGATGCCTTATTCACGAATTGGTATACGATCGCTGGTCGAACATCTTCGTGATCAGAAAACGGGGGACAAAGTCGGTTACTTTGGTAGCGAGCCAGGGCTGCCTGCGATCGTTCCCGCCGGCAGCCTTGTCGTCTTCAGTTCGTTGACGTTTCACCGCAGCGGAGCGAACACAACCGACCGGATGCGACGAGCCTATGTGACGCAATACTCGCCGCAGCCGATCGTTCGACCGGAAGACAATCAACCCATGCATCTTGTTGTTCCGTTTCTGAAGTGA